AGAGCCACCACCAATAAATTGAATTGAAGATGATTTTTCTGTTACTTCAATTTCAATTACCATATTTTCAAGTTCACCACTTAATAGTCGTTCACGTAAACTCTCTCTTCTCTTTTTTTGCTCTTCTGTTTCTATTGATTGGGTTTGTGAGGTACTGCCAAAGCTGTTAGAGAATATCATGCCTAATGGGTTGCTATTTTGTTGTTTAGGCTGAGGATCAACTAAAACTTCTAAAATTCGCTCATTTGCTAATTTCTCAGCTTCAATTTCAGCATTTTTCATTCTTTTAGTTTTTTCCATTCTTATACATATCTCTAAAAGCTCTCGAATCATAGATTCTGCATCTCTACCTACATAGCCAACCTCTGTGAACTTAGTTGCTTCAACCTTAATTAGAGGGGCCTCCACTAGCTTAGCTAACCTACGCGCTATCTCAGTTTTTCCTACACCAGTAGGCCCTATCATAATAATATTTTTAGGCATTATTTCTTCTTGCAAATCAGGCATTAATAATTTACGTCTATATCTATTTCTTAAAGCGATTGCAACAGCTTTTTTGGCTTCATGCTGACCAACAATATATTCATCAAGCTTTGCCACTATTTGTTTAGGGGTTAAATTATTCATTACATTTACCTCCTACAGTTTCACAAATAATACTATCATTTGTATAAACACAAATTTCAGCTGCAATTTTTAATGCTGCTTTTGCAATCTCTGCTGCATTTAACTCTGTATGTCTATATAAAGCTCTAGCTGCTGATAAAGCATAGTTACCTCCTGATCCTATTGCCATAACTCCATCCTCTGGCTCTATAACATCTCCATTTCCTGAGATTAATAGTAAACAGTCTTTATCTGCCACCAAAAGTAAAGCCTCTAGCTGCCTTAAAGCACGGTCAGTTCTCCATTCCTTTGCTAGTTCAACTGAAGCCCTTATTAAGTTACCTGAAAACTTATTAAGAGTTGCCTCAAATCTCTCTTCTAAGGCGAAGGCATCAGCTACAGCACCAGCAAAACCAACTATTACTCTATCATCGTAAATACGTCGAACCTTTCTGGCTGTATGTTTAATAACAGTTTTTTCGCCAAAAGTTACTTGTCCATCACCTGCGATTGCAATTTCTTTGTCTTTTTTTACTGCAACAATTGTAGTGCCTCTGTACATATAACCACTCCCGCTCAGAATTAATATATCAAAATATTTTAGATTCTTCAAATAATCTTGAGGTAAAATAAATAAAATACGATTATCTAAATATTTTACTACCTTAAATTTTTGGTATTACTTTAACTATTTTAGGTTGTTACTAATATTTTATATTATTCTAAAAATTCTTTTAGTATTTCTAAGGCTCTAGAGCTTACAGCTTCTTTACGTTCTCTACGCTTACGAACTTTTCTTCCTAAAGGAGGTATTATGCCAAATGTAATATTCATTGGTTGAAAGCCCTTAGTGGGGGCAGTCGTAATATAGTTCATAAGTGATCCGTGAGCTGTTTCTGCTGGCCAAATAATTGGTTCATTACCCATTGCTATTTTGGCTGCATTAATACCACAAATCAAACCACTTGCTGTAGATTCAACATATCCCTCAACACCAGACAGTTGACCAGCTATTAATACATTCTTATAATGCTTTAATTGACCTGTTGGTAAAAGTGTTTTGGGGGAGTTAACAAAGGTGTTGCGATGCATAACTCCTAAACGTTCAAATTCCGCACTTTCTAAACCAGGTATTTTTCTAAAAACTCTTTTTTGCTCTGGCCATTTCAAACGAGTTTGAAAGCCAACCATATTATACAATGTACCTTCAATATTATCTTGCCTTAGCTGTACAACAGCATGTGGCTGTTCACCATTCAAATCAGTTAATCCAACTGGTTTTAGCGGACCAAATAAAAGTGTTTGCTCACCTCTGCTTGCCATTACTTCCACTGGCATACACCCTTCAAAATAGCTTTTATCCTCAAACTCGTGTAAGGGTTGCACCTCAGCATTAATGAGTTCCTTATAAAATTCTTCATACTGATCTTTATTCATTGGGCAATTTATATAGTCCTTACCCCCCTTGTCATATCGAGAACCCCAAAAAGCTACATTAAAATTAATAGACTCTTTATTGACTATGGGTGCTGCGGCATCAAAAAAGTGTAAATGTTCTTCCTTAATAAGTTTTGATATATCTTCTGCGAGGTCATCAGAACATAACGGTCCAGCCGCAACAATACAAAGTTCATCTGTATTTATATGTTTAATTTCTTGATTAATGACAGTTATTAAATCATGTTCTTTAATTTTATTGGTAATATACTTCGCGAAACCCTTTCTATCGACAGCTAATGCTCCTCCAGCAGGCAAACTGAACTTATCTGCTGCTTCCATTATGAGTGAGTTTTGTAATCTAAGCTCTTCTTTTAGTAGACCAACAGCATTTGATAAACCTTTAGCCCTTAAAGAATTACTACATACCAACTCTGCAAAGTCAGCTGTTTTATGAGCAGGGGTGTTTTTTTGAGGACGCATCTCATATAGGTTAACTGCTATTCCTCTACTAGCTAACTGCCAAGCTGCCTCAGAACCCGCTAAGCCAGCTCCTATAACATGTACAAGCTTATTCATTTTTTTCAATAACCTCCTGATAACTACAAGTATCACTGCTGCATTTAATCAATGTTGTGCCATCTTTTTTAGTCTTTTCAACTAAGTTAGCTTTACACTCTGGACATAACTTATCAATAGGTTTATCCCATGAAACAAATTTGCACTCTGGATAATTACTACATCCGTAAAAAACCCTGCCTTTTTTACTCTTCTTTTTACTAAATCACCATTACACTTTGAGCATTTAACACCTACTTTGTCAAGAATAGGTTGAGTATTTTTGCATTCTGGGAAACCTGAACATGCTAAAAACTTTCCATATCTACCCTCTCTTATTACCATAGGTTTGCCACATTTTTCGCACTCTATATCTGTTATTTCAACTTTTCTTTCAATTTTAATTCTCTCGGCTTTTTCTTCAGCAACTTCAAGTTGCTCTTCAAACGTAGCATAGAAATCGCTAATGGCTTTATGCCAATCTATTTTACCACTGGCTACTTTATCGAGATCTTCTTCCATGTTTACTGTAAACTCAATATTCATAATTGAGGTGAAGTAATTCTCTAGCAAACCATTAACCCCTTTAGCTAAAGCTGTGGGCAATAGTTTACCTTTTTCCTTTTCTACATATCTTCGTTTCATTATTGTATCCAATATAGGAGCATAAGTACTTGGTCTACCTATACCTTGTTCTTCTAATTCTTTTATTAATGAAGCCTCAGTGAATCGGGCTGGTGGTTCCGTAAAATGTTGTTTACCCAGCGTATCTATTAGGGGTAGCTTAGCATCCTTTTTTAACTCAGGAAATTCTTTATTATCATCCCTTAATTTATCATCACCGTAAACCTTTAAAAAGCCATTAAAAATAAGTTTAGAACCAGTAACCTTAAATAAATAGTCTTTGATAGCTATTTCTGAGTTTTTTAGAGCATATATGGCTGGAGTCATTTGAGAAGAAACAAATCTATTCCAAATAAGGGCATATACCTTTAGTTGATCTGCAGTTAAATTATCTTTAATTGACTCTGGAGTTAAACTAATATTTGTAGGTCTAATTGCTTCATGAGCTGCCTGAGCATTCTTTTTGCTTTTAAATACTCTCTTTTGAAAATAATTGTCACCATACTCTGTTTTAATAAAGCTCTCTGCACTTTGCATTGCCTCATTACTTAACTGCACAGAGTCAGTTCTCATATAGGTAATTAAACCAGTACTGTTTTTGCCGATCTTAATACCTTCGTATAGCTGTTGCGCAACAGACATAGTTTTGCGTGCGGAAAACTTAAATCTTCGAGCTGCATCTTGCTGTAAAGTACTTGTTATAAAAGGTGGTAGTGGATTACGTTTTCGTTCTGACTCAGAAATACCTACAACTGTGCCTTTTTCACCTTTAATATTTGTAATCACTTCTTTAACATCTGTTCCAGATAATTTATCAAACTTTTTACCATTAATTTTGGTTAAAGAAGCTAAAAACTCTTTATTCAAACAGTCTGCAAACTTTGCCTCAAGAGTCCAGTATTCTTCTGATTTGAACGCGTCACGCTCTTTTTCACGGTCTACAATAAGCTTAACTGCAACCGACTGTACTCTACCTGCACTTAGTCCTCTCATAACTTTTTTCCATAATAATGGACTAAGTTTATATCCTACAATTCTATCCAGTATTCTGCGTGCTTGTTGTGCATTAACTAAGTTTATATCTATATGACGAGGATTTTTAAACGCCTTTTTGATA
This Clostridium sp. 'deep sea' DNA region includes the following protein-coding sequences:
- the hslV gene encoding ATP-dependent protease subunit HslV, which translates into the protein MYRGTTIVAVKKDKEIAIAGDGQVTFGEKTVIKHTARKVRRIYDDRVIVGFAGAVADAFALEERFEATLNKFSGNLIRASVELAKEWRTDRALRQLEALLLVADKDCLLLISGNGDVIEPEDGVMAIGSGGNYALSAARALYRHTELNAAEIAKAALKIAAEICVYTNDSIICETVGGKCNE
- the trmFO gene encoding methylenetetrahydrofolate--tRNA-(uracil(54)-C(5))-methyltransferase (FADH(2)-oxidizing) TrmFO, which produces MNKLVHVIGAGLAGSEAAWQLASRGIAVNLYEMRPQKNTPAHKTADFAELVCSNSLRAKGLSNAVGLLKEELRLQNSLIMEAADKFSLPAGGALAVDRKGFAKYITNKIKEHDLITVINQEIKHINTDELCIVAAGPLCSDDLAEDISKLIKEEHLHFFDAAAPIVNKESINFNVAFWGSRYDKGGKDYINCPMNKDQYEEFYKELINAEVQPLHEFEDKSYFEGCMPVEVMASRGEQTLLFGPLKPVGLTDLNGEQPHAVVQLRQDNIEGTLYNMVGFQTRLKWPEQKRVFRKIPGLESAEFERLGVMHRNTFVNSPKTLLPTGQLKHYKNVLIAGQLSGVEGYVESTASGLICGINAAKIAMGNEPIIWPAETAHGSLMNYITTAPTKGFQPMNITFGIIPPLGRKVRKRRERKEAVSSRALEILKEFLE